The genomic window GTGTACCGCGGCGTGGAAGTGATTCCTCTGGTCGTCAGTTGTGTCACTTTTCCTGGGTCGAGTTCCTTGATGGAAAGCTCAGTCAGGTGAGCCACCGTTGGTTTCTTCCAGATTCATCCTTGGCCTATGAACAGATTCTTTTTGAAAGAGCAACACCATTGGTGACACAGTGCTGATTTACCTCTGCTTGAGCAGTCATGGCTATGGCCATGCAGCACGCCAGGCAGCTGTTCTTATAGAACTGCATCGTCTTCAGCCGCAATGGCGATTCGTAGTGAGTACGGATGTGGACTTCCAATTCCTCAACCTTGCGCTGCAAGGTGTCCCTTTCGAACACCGCAAACTGCGCTGGGATGTGGGCATGGTTCAGGCGAATGCCTTAGCCATTGACCAAATGGCCACTCTCAAGGCTTTGCAGGAACTTGAACAACACATTCCTGCCCAAATTGCGGCTGAGGTCTCTTGGATTCAGTCTCAACAGATGTCGGTACTTGTACTTGCTGACATTCCACCTGCTGCTGCTGAGTTGGCTGATCAGCTTGGTGTTCCTTTGGTATGGATGGGCAACTTTGGTTGGGATGAGATCTACGCCCCTCTAGGAGATTCTTTTCTTACCCACGCTGAAGCTGCGTCAGCTGAATACTCACGTGGGCAGAAGTTGTTACGTTGCCCATTCTCACTTGCAATGGACTGGGGGCTACCTGAACAGAGCCTGGGCATAACTGCGTCCTCACCTCGTTCACTACCGCTAGGACTCCAGCAGAGACTTGAATCTTTTCAAGGTCCAATCGTCATGGTGGGATTTGGCGGGCTGGGTTTGGCACTCGACTCAGAGTTATTCCAACGCTGGCCTGATCACCTCTTTTTGATGCCCAAACCACGATCTGTTGACACTTTTCTGAGAAGGCAATCACCTGACAATGTTTTGTATCTACCTAGGTCAATTCGAGTTGTCGATGCTCTTCCTTACTGCTCTAGGCACCTTGGGAAGCCTGGTTACAGCAGTTTCTGTGAAGCCATCAGCTTGGGTGTCGGCCTTCATGTGGTTCTTCGAGAAGGCTTTGCAGAATCGGTAGCACTGATCAACGGCTTACAAAGCCATGCAGCCCATCGGCTGCTTGAGCGCGAGGCCCTCGAGCTTGGAGAATGGGATTTAGATCAACCCCTGATACCAGCTTCTCAGCAACCGCTGGCTGTCGATGGATCCGTGGAGGCAGCAAGTGCTGTAGTTGAACTGGTCTCTTAATCAGAATTACTAATCAAAAATCTTAGATCGTTCAATATGCACAACGCTGATTCTTCAACTTGGATTTCAGCGATCTTTGGGCCCAACTCAACCATTGCCGCGTGTGGACGATCCTCGCACCGGTACACGAGGGCTGTCCCTTTGGGTCAGCTTCGTCAAAGTCAACCCGATTATTAAATAATTTGGTTTAATAGTCACCCTTGGTTCATCGGCAACTCCCATTCGCTTCTGGGAATTGCCCAAACCTTCCCCCATTCCAAGGGTTTTTATTCTCTGAATGCAAAGAATGATCGCTCCCGCATCGACTGTCTATCGTCTTCTATCAGCAGTCGCAGCTGGTTTTCTCCCTTTCTCAATAGCAGCTGGAGCAGCGCAAGCAACCAATACCCATATCCCTCTCCCTCCTTCACTTCCATCTCTTGAGCTAACAGCACGTTCCCAGTCGCTAAGTAATCCAGAACAGGTTCCCTCAGCGGCATTGCCATATGTGATCACCCCGGAGCGGCGGGCCCTTCTCAACACCATTCGCTTTGCCGAAGGTACTTGGAAGAATGGGCATGACCTTGGCTATCGAGTGATGTTTGGTGGAGGTCTCATGGCCTCATTAGATCGTCATCCCAATCGAGTCATTTACTCCTCTCGATATGCAAGTGCTGCAGCAGGGGCTTATCAATTCATGCCTTTTACCTGGGACATGGTGACCCGCAGTCTTGGTTTGCGTGGTTTTGGTCCAGAAGTTCAGGATCAGGGAGCTCTCTTTCTTGTTCAACGTCGCAAGGCTTTAGGTCTTACCGATTCAGGGTTTATGACCCCTCTATTAGCAGCAAAACTTGCGCCTGAATGGGCTTCATTCCCCACTCTGAGCGGCAGGAGTTACTACGGCCAGCCTGTCAAACGCTTTTCCAGCTTGCTTGGTTTCTACAAGTTCAACTTGGCGCAGCTCAGGTCGATCAGGGATCAGCGCCGTCAAGATCTTGCTGCACCTGGTAATGACGCAGCTAGGAGACCTGTTTGCAAACCCCCCACAATTCTTTGCAGCATTCAAAGTCGCTGATATCAATTGAAGCTAAGGCTCTGACTCTCGCTTTTGCCTACCCCCCAATGTTGCTTGAGCAATAACGTATGCCGTTACAGCTCCTCCCAAAAAGCCCAGCCCGTTGCGAAGGAGTGGTAGAAGATCGCTAGTTCGCGACACGACAGGGGCAATCCCGAAGATTCCAAACAACATGATCCATAGCGGGGAAGCGAGCAATAACCAAGGCCAAGCGATCAGTTCACCTTCTTTCCTGGGGTAGGAAGCAAAGCCAGCAACCAAACCACCAAGTAGCGATGTGGTGAATGTCAACAACCATTGCTCCAATGGCAGCCCAGGTACAAATTGACAACCACCTCGATCCAAACAGGTTTCTACGGCATTGAGTGAATCGAGGATTGCGATGTCCTCGCCATGATCCTTCACGTAAAACTGGTTCCCATAGCGGGTTTGCAGCTCTACCCAGTAGGTACGAGGCATTAGTGCATATAACGCATCACCCACGTTGAAGTTGAGCAGATTTCCACCGCGTGGGTCGGCGACAATCAGCAAACTACGTTCATCAAGTCCCCAGTACTCTCGAACTGCAAGCCCAGGAGTTCGTTCGTACTGGGTCAGTACACGTAATTTCCAGCCTGTTCTCGTCTCATAGTCGTCTAGTGATTTTTCCAGGTTGGTGAGTTGCTTTTCGCTGAAGACCTTCGCCAGATCAACCACGGGTGTTTGCTGCTGGGGAAGGAGTTCAGGATTGTCGTAGGCGTAAACCGATCCTGCGCAACAAAGCAAGCAAAATAACCATGCCAACAGGTTTTTCAAGATTTTTCGCCTCTGATGTGCTCCCATGGGCCTGTTTCAGTGACAGGCATTCTCTCGAATGGATCTCTGCTCTGTGCCTTGTCCAGCTTGGTTGGTCAACCGAATAGTTCAGGCTGGAGGGAGCATCAGCTTCCATCAATACATGGACTGGGCCTTGCATGACCAAGTATATGGGGCCTATGCCTCAGGTCAGCTTCGTATTGGTCGTCAGGGTGATTTCGCGACTTCTCCTTCCTTAGGAGCTGACTTTGCCCAACTTTTGGCCATACAACTGGTTGATTGGTTCCAGCAACTTCAGCAGCGTGTTGACAAGGGAAAGTCTTTATCGTTGATAGAGGTGGGGCCTGGTGAAGGCGATTTAAGTGCTGATCTGATCTCAGCCCTGGAGGATCTGTGCCCAGCGCTGATACCAAGACTGGAGCTGGTTTTGGTGGAGAGCAATAAGGCCATGGCCTTACGACAACGAGAGCGACTGAAATCTGTCACCAGTGTGCCGATTCACTGGCGAAGTCTTAATGAGTTGGCTCAAGCTCCCGCTATCGGCGTGATGCTTGCTCATGAAATGTTGGATGCTCTGCCGGTGGAGCGGTTGGTGTGGCGCGATCAACGTCTATGGCGGCAGGGTGTTTGTCTTGAGAACGTCGATTCGGTTGCTCATCTTCGCTTCACTGAGCTTTTTCTTACAGACGCTTTGCATTCAGCTTTAACTGAGGCCCGAATGTGTTTGGGCATTCAGATCCCCCCTCCTGATGCTGCTGATGGTTGGTGCAGTGAATGGCATGGTGAACTGAAATCGTGGTTGAGTCAGGCAGCCTCTGCTCTGCTTTGCGGCCCCTTACTTGTCATCGACTATGCCCTCGAGGCCCGTCGTTATTACAGCGCGATGAGACCCTGCGGAACTCTGATGGCTTATCGCCAGCAGAGAGCTAGTGGTGCATTGCTTCAAGATCCCGGTCGGTGGGATCTCACTGCACATCTGTGTCTCGAAACTCTTCAACTCCAGGCCGAACAGCAGGGTTGGACCTTTCTCGGTGAGTCTCGACAGGGGCAAGCACTCTTGGCACTTGGCTTGGCAGAGAGGCTTCATGCTCTCCAAAGTCTTCCTACCAGTCAGCTCTCTGCTGCCCTCAATAGAAGGGAAGCACTGTTGCGTCTTGTTGATCCAGTCGGCTTGGGAGAGTTTCGTTGGTTGGCTTTTGATTTGAGGCCCAAACCATCTCTTGATGCTGAGGTCGGTGAACTTCGCTGCCGGTTCCTAGAGGACCCAGTTAGCTGAGCTCTGATAGGCATTTTCGGATTTCTTCTCTGCTTACGTCATTTTTGATTTCGACGTTGCCAATGCCGGTGGGAATCACAAAGCGAAGCTTTCCATCTTTGACCTTTTTATCCCCTTGCAGGGTATACAGCACCTCCTCTGGATCTAGCTTGGGCCAAGCAATCGGCAGCCCTGCCTTTGCGATCAGCGACTTTTGCCTGTTGGCATCATCCCTGCTCCAGCTCTGTCGCAACACCGCCAGCTCCCCAACCGCCACCATGCCGATGGCGACAGCTTCACCATGCAGCCAGTTTCCATAGCCACAGAGGGTTTCCACCACATGCCCGAAGGTGTGCCCGTAGTTAAGGATGGCGCGCAGCCCGCCCTCTCGTTCATCTGAGCTCACCACTCTCGACTTCGCGAGTGCTGAACGTTCGAGAATTTTCTCCAGAAGGTCTTGATGGAGTTGTGATGGTGTGTCTAGTTCTTGAATGCCTTCTAGGAGTTGAAAAAGTGCTGAATCACCGATCACCCCGTATTTGATCACTTCGGCCATCCCTGCCCGGAATTCACGTTCTGGCAATGTTTTCAGAGTTGAGGGATCGATTAATACAAGCCTTGGTTGGTGAAATGCTCCGATCAGATTTTTTCCGCCCGGGTGATTGACGCCTGTCTTGCCACCAATCGCGGCATCCACCATTGCCAGAAGGGTTGTAGGAAGTTGCACCACCGAGATACCTCTTAGCCAAGTAGCTGCTGCAAATCCAGTCATGTCGCCCACTACCCCACCGCCAAGAGCAACCATCAAGGATCCTCTTTCTAGCTTTGCTTCATAGGCTGCATCGTGAATTAACGCCACGCTCACTGGCGTCTTTTGATCTTCTCCGGCCTCGATCACCAGCAGAGTGGGCCTGAAACCGCTCTCCTTAAGGCTTTGGAGGCAAAGATCACCATATGGCTCAGCAACATCAGCATTGCTTACAACCAATACCTTGATTCCCTCTTTCAGCCCAGCACGGCGAAGCTCCTTACCAACACCCCGCAAGCCTTCCCCCCCAATGACCACCTCGTAGGGCTGGTGGCTCAGTGCTACTGGGATGCGTTGGGCGTCGATATTCACGAAAGCGGACATGAAAGAGCAAGTCTGCTGATCTCAGTTTGCCGGGTGGCATCAAACGCTCCCACGTAATCTCCTGTCAGTACAGGCATTGTGGTGATGGCTGGTCCTCTGTTTCGGGGATTAAGACAGTCTTGGCGGACCACTCTTGTGGCATGGGTATTCCTCTTGCCTGCGCTCGTCCTACTCAGCTTGTCGGTGCTGATACCAGCGCTGATGGCTCTTTTGATGAGCTTCACCAAAACAGGTCTCGACGTTACAGAGCCCCTTGTCTTTGTGGGTTTGGCCAACCTGCGACGTCTTGCTGGTGATCCGATGTTTTTTAAGGTGCTGATCAATACTTTGATCTACCTGGTTGGGGTGGTTCCACCGATTGTTTTGGGTTCTCTTGCATTGGCGGTGTTGTTGAACCGTTCCTTACCAGGTATTCATTTTTTACGCGGTGCGTTCTATACACCCGTGCTCGTGTCGATTGTGGTTGCGGCCATCGCATTCCGTTGGCTTTATGCAGAGAACGGTCTTATCAATGGCTGGCTTTCCGCCTTTGTTGGCACAGATTTCGTGCCGATTGGCTTTCTCACGAATCCATTCTTGGCACTCCCGGCAGTGATGCTTGTAACCCTGTGGAAGGGGCTTGGTTATTACATGGTGATATTTCTTGCTGGCCTCCAAGGAATTCCTAAAGAGCTTTATGAGGCAGCCGAACTTGATGGTAGTGATGGCTTGCGCAAACACATCGACATCACACTGCCGTTGTTGCGGCCTTACGTAACCTTGGTTGCGGTGGTTTCATCGATTGCGGCTACAAAAGTGTTCGAAGAAGTGTTCTTGATGACTCAGGGGGGACCCGCCGACACCACTCGAACCCTTGTCTACTACGTTTACGACCAGGCTTTTGCTGAGCTTGAGATCAGTTATGCCTGCACGGTGGGCTTGGCGCTTTTCCTTTTGGTCCTGTTGCTCACTGCTGTGCGTTTGGCCTTTGCTGGTGATCAGGGCTTGCTCTGAAATCTCAATTTTGTTGGGATGCAATGCTTGCAGGATTGCGTGGTTGATTCTCTCTGCATGAGCAGCGTTAAAAGCCCAATGATTGGGGTCGTCGGTGGTGGTCAGTTGGCTCAGATGTTGGCGCAAGCAGCAAAAAGCCGCGCTGTAGATGTTGTCGTGCAGTCTGGATCTGCAATCGATCCCGCTGCTGTTGAAGCAACTCGACTTGTCTTGGCCGACCCAGTGGATGTAGAAGCTACTGGCAAGCTCGTGCAGGGGTGTTGTGGCGTCACGTTTGAGAACGAATGGGTCGATATTGAAGCTCTGATTCCCCTTGAACAACAAGGGGTGTGTTTTTCTCCGTCTCTTACTGCGCTTGCTCCATTGGTCGACAAAATCTCGCAGCGTCAGTTGCTTCGTGATCTAGATCTTCCTAGCCCTGATTGGACTTTGCTGAGTTCGATTTCTTTTGCTCAGCCAGAGCTTCCTAGGGAGTGGAACTTTCCGGTGATGGCCAAGTCAAGTCGGTGGGGATATGACGGCAAAGGAACCAAGGTTCTCAAGAGTGTCGAGGATTTATCGCAACTTCTGCGCTCAGTGGATCCAACTCAATGGCTGCTTGAGAGCTGGGTGCCGTTTGAAAAGGAATTAGCCATTGTTGTTAGTCGAGATGCTCAGGGCCGTGTTCGTAGCCTGCCTCTTGCTGAGACTCATCAGTTCCAACAGGTGTGTGATTGGGTGATTGCACCTGCGAGTGTTGATCATGCTGTGGAAATGATGGCCTACAACATGGCAGCGTCTCTTCTAACAGAGCTCAATTACGTGGGCGTGCTTGCTGTTGAATTTTTCTACGGACCAGACGGACTACAGGT from Prochlorococcus marinus str. MIT 9313 includes these protein-coding regions:
- a CDS encoding glycoside hydrolase family 24 protein — protein: MQRMIAPASTVYRLLSAVAAGFLPFSIAAGAAQATNTHIPLPPSLPSLELTARSQSLSNPEQVPSAALPYVITPERRALLNTIRFAEGTWKNGHDLGYRVMFGGGLMASLDRHPNRVIYSSRYASAAAGAYQFMPFTWDMVTRSLGLRGFGPEVQDQGALFLVQRRKALGLTDSGFMTPLLAAKLAPEWASFPTLSGRSYYGQPVKRFSSLLGFYKFNLAQLRSIRDQRRQDLAAPGNDAARRPVCKPPTILCSIQSR
- a CDS encoding TPM domain-containing protein, which gives rise to MGAHQRRKILKNLLAWLFCLLCCAGSVYAYDNPELLPQQQTPVVDLAKVFSEKQLTNLEKSLDDYETRTGWKLRVLTQYERTPGLAVREYWGLDERSLLIVADPRGGNLLNFNVGDALYALMPRTYWVELQTRYGNQFYVKDHGEDIAILDSLNAVETCLDRGGCQFVPGLPLEQWLLTFTTSLLGGLVAGFASYPRKEGELIAWPWLLLASPLWIMLFGIFGIAPVVSRTSDLLPLLRNGLGFLGGAVTAYVIAQATLGGRQKRESEP
- a CDS encoding class I SAM-dependent methyltransferase, with translation MDLCSVPCPAWLVNRIVQAGGSISFHQYMDWALHDQVYGAYASGQLRIGRQGDFATSPSLGADFAQLLAIQLVDWFQQLQQRVDKGKSLSLIEVGPGEGDLSADLISALEDLCPALIPRLELVLVESNKAMALRQRERLKSVTSVPIHWRSLNELAQAPAIGVMLAHEMLDALPVERLVWRDQRLWRQGVCLENVDSVAHLRFTELFLTDALHSALTEARMCLGIQIPPPDAADGWCSEWHGELKSWLSQAASALLCGPLLVIDYALEARRYYSAMRPCGTLMAYRQQRASGALLQDPGRWDLTAHLCLETLQLQAEQQGWTFLGESRQGQALLALGLAERLHALQSLPTSQLSAALNRREALLRLVDPVGLGEFRWLAFDLRPKPSLDAEVGELRCRFLEDPVS
- the aroB gene encoding 3-dehydroquinate synthase, with protein sequence MSAFVNIDAQRIPVALSHQPYEVVIGGEGLRGVGKELRRAGLKEGIKVLVVSNADVAEPYGDLCLQSLKESGFRPTLLVIEAGEDQKTPVSVALIHDAAYEAKLERGSLMVALGGGVVGDMTGFAAATWLRGISVVQLPTTLLAMVDAAIGGKTGVNHPGGKNLIGAFHQPRLVLIDPSTLKTLPEREFRAGMAEVIKYGVIGDSALFQLLEGIQELDTPSQLHQDLLEKILERSALAKSRVVSSDEREGGLRAILNYGHTFGHVVETLCGYGNWLHGEAVAIGMVAVGELAVLRQSWSRDDANRQKSLIAKAGLPIAWPKLDPEEVLYTLQGDKKVKDGKLRFVIPTGIGNVEIKNDVSREEIRKCLSELS
- a CDS encoding carbohydrate ABC transporter permease, whose product is MAGPLFRGLRQSWRTTLVAWVFLLPALVLLSLSVLIPALMALLMSFTKTGLDVTEPLVFVGLANLRRLAGDPMFFKVLINTLIYLVGVVPPIVLGSLALAVLLNRSLPGIHFLRGAFYTPVLVSIVVAAIAFRWLYAENGLINGWLSAFVGTDFVPIGFLTNPFLALPAVMLVTLWKGLGYYMVIFLAGLQGIPKELYEAAELDGSDGLRKHIDITLPLLRPYVTLVAVVSSIAATKVFEEVFLMTQGGPADTTRTLVYYVYDQAFAELEISYACTVGLALFLLVLLLTAVRLAFAGDQGLL
- a CDS encoding 5-(carboxyamino)imidazole ribonucleotide synthase — protein: MSSVKSPMIGVVGGGQLAQMLAQAAKSRAVDVVVQSGSAIDPAAVEATRLVLADPVDVEATGKLVQGCCGVTFENEWVDIEALIPLEQQGVCFSPSLTALAPLVDKISQRQLLRDLDLPSPDWTLLSSISFAQPELPREWNFPVMAKSSRWGYDGKGTKVLKSVEDLSQLLRSVDPTQWLLESWVPFEKELAIVVSRDAQGRVRSLPLAETHQFQQVCDWVIAPASVDHAVEMMAYNMAASLLTELNYVGVLAVEFFYGPDGLQVNEVAPRTHNSAHFSIEACSSSQFDQQLCIAAGLPVPETHLHAPGALMVNLLGLQKGGESSLDERLAKLRSCDRFHLHWYGKDCETPGRKLGHVTVLLNGVDAPSRQLEAETALKHIRSIWPTQDTVCA